Proteins from one Chloroflexota bacterium genomic window:
- a CDS encoding VWA domain-containing protein, which produces MSFLNPGALFLSLLAVPILALYFLKLRREPYVVSSTYLWRRLVRDMAANAPWQRLRPNLLLLLQLLILAALVLALARPFTWSEAAAGDHVILILDTSASMQATDVPPNRLVEAVRRARRLVQGLPAETRVTVITAGGDTRVWVSGSTDHARVLEALDGVRAGVGSSDLSAALGLAAAIAARERDPETIILSDGNVTLPERTLIPGRVRYVPIGRGAAEPDAVVSNQGILALSLRPIAGGQAYSAFVQVRNFGSAPVERRLLLYADGELIAARTLALPPGEPRAMAFDEVPGDARVVEARLEGEDFLALDDVAWAVPSARRSLRVELVSPGNRFLETALSLMPGLEVTSVRPEDYGGEVCPDEDAECPTPDLTIFDGVAVDDPLPAGALWFLAPVRATSLFSVTGRIPQPVPAAAHGDEPLLRYVDLRGVHVMEAAQIPLPDWARAVVIAEGFAGTCGLPCPLLLVGEVDGRRVAVLAFDLRKSDLPLRVAFPILVANLIDYLSAGEGMGGPLEGARPGRPVTIPVPPEAEAVLVTLPDGSVERVDVRAGRAVFDGTTQLGVYEVAWVDGGEHPLGRFAVNLFDAAESAIAPANKLAVQGTVEMGGAGESPRGRREWWRALAWAGLALLLAEWLYAHRGHVARLRARLAGATLAFRRRGLRASGRWKA; this is translated from the coding sequence CGTGGCAGCGACTGCGTCCCAACCTGTTGCTCCTGCTACAGCTGCTGATCCTGGCTGCCCTGGTGTTGGCGTTGGCCCGACCGTTCACCTGGAGCGAGGCGGCCGCAGGCGATCACGTGATCCTGATCCTGGATACGTCGGCCAGCATGCAGGCGACGGATGTACCGCCCAATCGCCTGGTGGAGGCCGTGCGCCGGGCGCGGCGCCTGGTGCAGGGGTTGCCCGCGGAGACCCGGGTCACCGTGATCACGGCGGGCGGCGATACGCGGGTGTGGGTATCCGGCTCCACGGATCACGCCCGGGTCCTGGAGGCGCTGGACGGGGTTCGCGCCGGCGTGGGGAGCAGCGATCTGTCGGCGGCGTTGGGCCTGGCCGCGGCCATCGCCGCGCGGGAGCGGGACCCGGAGACGATCATCCTCTCCGATGGGAACGTCACGCTGCCGGAGCGAACGCTCATACCCGGCCGGGTGCGCTACGTCCCCATCGGGCGGGGCGCGGCGGAGCCGGACGCCGTCGTGTCGAATCAGGGCATCCTGGCGCTGTCCCTGCGCCCCATCGCCGGCGGCCAGGCGTACTCCGCCTTCGTCCAGGTGCGCAACTTCGGCTCGGCCCCGGTGGAACGGCGGCTCCTGCTCTACGCCGACGGCGAGCTAATCGCCGCGCGCACGCTGGCGCTGCCGCCCGGGGAGCCGCGAGCCATGGCGTTCGATGAGGTGCCGGGAGATGCGCGCGTCGTCGAGGCCCGCCTGGAGGGGGAGGACTTCCTGGCGCTTGACGACGTGGCGTGGGCCGTGCCCTCGGCCCGCCGTTCGCTGCGGGTCGAGCTGGTCAGCCCGGGCAATCGGTTCCTGGAGACGGCGCTCTCCCTGATGCCCGGCCTGGAGGTGACGTCTGTGCGCCCCGAGGACTACGGGGGGGAGGTGTGCCCGGATGAGGACGCCGAATGTCCCACGCCGGATCTGACCATCTTCGATGGCGTCGCCGTGGACGATCCGCTGCCCGCGGGCGCGCTGTGGTTCCTGGCCCCGGTGCGGGCCACCTCGTTGTTCTCGGTCACCGGCCGGATTCCACAGCCGGTTCCGGCGGCGGCGCATGGGGACGAGCCGCTTCTGCGCTATGTGGATCTGCGTGGAGTGCACGTGATGGAGGCCGCGCAGATCCCCCTCCCGGACTGGGCGCGCGCCGTCGTGATCGCCGAAGGCTTTGCGGGGACGTGCGGCCTGCCATGTCCTCTCCTTCTTGTGGGGGAGGTGGACGGGCGCCGGGTGGCGGTCCTGGCCTTCGACCTGCGCAAATCCGATCTGCCCCTGCGTGTGGCCTTCCCCATCCTCGTGGCGAACCTGATCGACTATTTGAGCGCCGGAGAGGGGATGGGTGGGCCTCTGGAGGGGGCCCGCCCGGGTCGGCCGGTGACGATCCCCGTGCCGCCGGAGGCGGAGGCCGTCCTCGTGACGCTTCCCGACGGCTCGGTCGAGCGGGTGGACGTCCGGGCGGGCCGGGCGGTGTTCGACGGCACGACGCAGTTGGGTGTGTACGAGGTGGCGTGGGTGGACGGCGGGGAGCATCCGTTGGGCCGGTTCGCCGTGAACCTGTTCGACGCTGCGGAGTCGGCCATTGCCCCCGCCAACAAGCTGGCCGTGCAGGGCACGGTGGAGATGGGCGGCGCCGGGGAATCTCCACGGGGGCGTAGGGAGTGGTGGCGTGCGCTGGCCTGGGCGGGGTTGGCGCTGCTCCTGGCCGAGTGGCTGTACGCGCATCGGGGACACGTGGCGAGGCTCCGCGCGAGGCTGGCGGGGGCAACCCTCGCGTTCCGACGACGCGGCCTCCGGGCGTCCGGCAGGTGGAAGGCGTAG